The window GATGACCGAGGGCGTGTTCGCGTCCATGGACCGGCCGGAGTCCGGGTTCGACGCCATGGACCCGACGAACATCGCGCCGCTCGTGGTGTGGCTCGGCAGCGAGCTGTCGGCGCACGTCACCGGGCAGGTGTTCGAGGTGGAGGGCGGCAGGATCGCGGTCGCCGCCGGCTGGCACCACGGCGTGCCGGTCGACCGCGCCGCCCGCTGGGACCCCGCCGACGTCGGTCCCGCCGTCGACAAGCTGCTCGCCGCCACACCCCCGGCCGAACCTGTCTACGGAGCCTGATGGGCCTCCAGGCGCGCGAGGCTCCGCCATCGTCGCGCACCCTTCGGCCAAGGCGCCTGATGGGCCTCCAGGCGCGCGAGGCTCCGCCATCGTCGCGCACCCTTCGGCCAGGCGCCTGATGGGCCTCCAGGCGCGGCCGACCTCCCACGAAAGGCTGTCCTCATGCTGTCCGTGCTTCGGTTCAACTTCGCGGTGCCTGGCCTCGACCGGGGCGCGCTCGCGGCGTCCTACCAGGCGGGCGTCGAGATGGCCCGGTACGCCGACGAGAACGGGTTCGCGATGGTCTCCCTCGAGGAGCACCACGGCGCCGACAACGGCTGGAGCCCGGCGCCATTGACCAACGCGGGACTCGTCCTCGGAGCGACGAAGAAGGTCCACGTCATCGTCCAGGCGCTGCTGGTGCCGCTCTCCGACCCACTGCGGCTGGCCGAGCAGCTCGCGGTGCTGGACCTCGCCGGCCGGGGACGGCTCACCGCCGTCGCGGGCCTCGGGTACCGACCAGAGGAGTACGCCGACGCCGGGCTCGACTGGTCGCGGCGCGGGGCGCTGCTGGACGAGTCGCTGGCGGCGATCCTGGCCGCCTGGACCGGCGAGCCGTTCGAGTACCGCGGCCGCACGGTGCGCGTGACGCCGCCGCCGGCCAGCGCGCCGGCTCAGCTCATGTGGGTCGGCGGGTCGGTTCGGGCGTCGGCACGCCGGGCCGCCCGGCTGGGGCTGCCGCTCTGCCCGCCGAACACCCTGCCGGACCTGGAGGCCTACTACTACGAGCAGTGCGCCGAGCACGGCACGTCCGGGTTCGTCATCATGCCGCCGGCGGACACGGCGTTCGTGCATGTCGCCGAGGACCCGGAGAAGGCCTGGGCCGAGCTCGGCGAGTACTTCCTGCACGAGGCGCTGCTCTATTCGTCCTGGCAGCCGGCGGGGCAGACGTCGGCGGCGCACTCGCACGCGGCGACACTCGAGGAGCTGCGCGCCGAGGGCCGCTACCGCATCCTCACCCCGGACGAGTGCGTCGAACGGGCGGGCAACGTCGCCGAGGGCGGAATGCCACCGGTCACCGTCCTGCATCCGTTGTGCGGCGGGATGCCGCCGGAGAAGGGCTGGGAGAGCCTGCGGCTCTACGCGGAGGCGGTACTCCCCCGGCTCGCCGCCGGGGCGCGGCCGGTCGGCTGAGCCCGTCCGGCCGGCCGTGGGGCGCCGGGCACGCTACGCCACGGCCTACCCGTCGGCCGGTCGGCGGGTGTGGTCGGCGCGGCAAGCTCGCGGCCTGCACAGTTGGTGACGAAAGACTGGCGAGTAGCGGGGCGCGCTGGCCGTGCCCGGCTGGGACTGTGAACGCGCGAATGCCGGCTGCCGGGACTTTCGACCCGGTATTTTGCGACCCGAGTCCCGTTGGGGACGCTTTGTCGTGTTTTGGTTGTCGATGCGTGAACGCGGCCTTCCCCCTTGCGTCGCAGCCGCGCCAGCGCGGCATGTACGCCGCGTGTTGTCCCACGTGGTCTGTCCGATGCGCGCGATACGCCAGGGATGACGACCGGTAGGCTCATACGGAACGCACCGGACAATAACGGTCAGTAACCCTGAAAGCCGCCAACGGGGGAAAGTCGGCGAGGGCGAGCGCGCGGGCACCACGGAGGGACGCCACCCTGGCGTCCGTCCTCCGCCGCTTTCCGTGTCGGCGAGGGGACGTGGGGAACGCCGGACACGACGAGAGAGCGCTCGGGGTGGGATGACGACGCGGGCTCGGGAACTCCTGAACCGATCACGTGCGCTGCTGGGCGGCCCCCGCGCGGCGGCCTCGCAGCTGCTCGGCCCGCAGCAGCCAAGACCCGGCCCTCCCCGGACCGGCACGCCGGCCGGCACGGGGGCGCCCCGCCGGGCCGACGGGGCCGGCGGCCGGCCGACGGAGGCCGAGGAGGCGCTGGGCGCCATCTGCGCCGATCTGGCGCTGCGTGATCTGAACCTGGTCGACTCGCTGCTCGCGCAGCTGGAGGAGATGGAGTCCCGGGAAGAGGACGCCGACCGGCTGGCGGAGCTCTACCGGCTGGACCACCTCGCCGCCCGGCTGCGGCGCAACGCCGAGAACCTGCGGGTCCTCGCGGGCCGCGACGCCGGGGACAGCACGTCGGACACGTCGTCGCTGGTCGACGTGATCCGCGGCGCGATGTCGTCCATCGACCACTACCAGCGGGTCACCGTCGGGAGGGTCGTCGCCCTGGGCGTCGTCGGGTTCGCGGCCGAGGACGTCAGCCGGCTGGTCGCGGAGCTGCTCGACAACGCGACGAAGTCGTCGCCGCCGCACTCGCCGGTGCGGATCGGCGCCCACCTCACCGAGCAGGGCAGCGCGCTGCTGCGGATCGAGGACGAGGGCATCGGGCTCCCGCCGGACCGGCTGAGCCAGCTCAACGCGCGGCTGGAGGCCGAGCCGGTCCTCGACGACGACGCGGTCCGGCACATGGGGCTGGCCGTGGTGCGCCGGCTCGCGGCCAGGTACGAGATCAGGACCTGGCTGGACCACCGCCACCCGCACGGCACCACCGCGACGGTCCTGCTGCCGGCTCCCCTCGTCTGCGAGCTGTCCGACATCGGCTGGTCGGGACTGCGGACCGTGGTCACCCCGCCGTCCGCCCCCGGCGAGGAGCCGGTCGAGGCGCACTCCGCCGCCGCACCCTCCGTCGAGGCGATCTCCAGCAACGGCAATGGCAACAGCGCTGTCACCGCGTTGCCCAGCCGGGCGGGGCCGAACGGCCGGGCGGGCTCGCGGACCGCCGCCGCGGTCGCGGGGGCGCGCGAGGGACGGCCGGCGGGCACGGTCGAGCGCCCGGCCGGCGGGCTCACGGCGTCGGCCACCGGCCCGATGCCCGCGGCGACCGCGTCCGGGACGACGGCGAGCGGGCTGCCGCGGCGGGTGTCCCACAGCCTGCGCGACCCGAGCGGCGAGGGGGACGGCCCACGGACCGCCGCGGCGGGACCGGTCGGCGCGCCCGGCGCCGGCGCGGCCCCGGCACCGACGGAGGCCGACGTGCGTGCCGGCCATCAGAAGCTGCTGGCGGATCTCGGCGCGTTCTCCGAAGGAGAGCAGGCTGCCCTCGACGAGTTGCGACGGGACTGAGGCCGACGATGGTTACCCAGGAGCACAACCGCCACGCCAACCCGGACTTCACCTGGCTGATCGACGACTTCGTCCGGAAGGTGCACGGCGTCACCCACGCCCTGATCATGTCGTCGGACGGGCTGGCGCTGACCTCGTCCCAGTCGATGAACACCGAGGAGGGGGAACGTCTCGCGGCCATCGCCAGCGGGATGCTCAGCCTCGCCCGCAACAGCGCGGTCCTCTTCGGCAAGGGAGACTGCGAACAGATCATCGTCCGGCTCTCGCATGGCTACTTCCTCTTCATGGGAATCGACGCCGGCGCCGGGCTCGCGGTGCTGACCGGACCGGACTGTGACATGAAGGTCGTCGGCTACGAGATGACCCAGTTCGTGCTGCACGCCGGGCACGCCCTCACGCCGGAGCGGCGCGCGGACCTGCGGCGCGTCCTCGTCGGGCGCCGTCCGGCCGGCTGAGCCGCCTCGAGTGATCTGGGACAACGGCCTCCGGGCGCGCGAAGGAAGATCCCTTTCGCACGCCCTTCGGCCTTCGAGGAGACAGGGATCGTGATGGCGGTGCCGCAGGATTCGAGGCCGGCGAGGCCGGTCCACACCGCGCGCAGCAAGCGGGTTCGGCCGTACGCGCTGACCGGCGGGCGAACCAGGTCGCGCTACCACCTGCTGGTGGAGACCCTGGTGTCCGTACCGCGGTATGACCCGGCACTGAGCGAGGCGCTCATGCCGGAGTCGCAGGCGCTGTACGAGCGCGCCCGCTCGCAGCTGTCGATCGCCGAGCTGTCGGCCCTGCTGGCGATTCCGCTCGGTGTCGTCCGCGTTCTGATCAGTGACCTGGCGACGCAGGGCGCCGTGCTCATCCACCCGACGGCGCATGCCTTCCGCGACGACCGCAACGTGCTCGAACGCATCCTCAGCGGCCTGCGGGAGCTTCCCGTCTGACGGCCCTCGCCGCGCCGGTGCCCTCTCGCGGACGGGAGGCCGGCCGCGGCCGCCGCCAGGTGCGCCGCCACCAGACCGCGCCGGACATCCAGGCGCCACGACTACAGGAACGCGGACGTGAGCTCTGCCGACATGACCATCAGAGATCCGCGCCGCCCGGGCGCGAGGCATAAGGACGACGCAAGCAGCGGTTCACTGACGATCTCGGCGAAGATCGTGGTCGCCGGCGGTTTCGGCGTGGGGAAGACGACCCTTGTCGGTTCGGTGTCCGAGGTCGCCCCGATCAACACCGAGGCGTGGATGACCGAGGCGAGCGAGGGCGTCGACGACCTCCCGCCCGGCGGCGGGAAGACGACGACGACCGTCGCGATGGACTTCGGCCGGATCACGCTCGACCCGGACCTCGTGCTCTACCTGTTCGGCACGCCCGGGCAGGCGCGTTTCTGGTTCATGTGGGACGACCTGTCGCGCGGCGCACTGGGCGCGATCGTCCTGGTCGACACCCGTCGCCTGGACCAGTCCTTCGCGGCGATCAACTATTTCGAGAACGACTCCGACGTGCCCTTCATCGTCGCCGTCAATCTTTTTGATGGAAAACTGTGGCACGACCTCGCCGAGGTGCGGGAGGCTCTTGCGCTGAGCCCGCGAACCCCGCTGGTGACCTGCGACGCGCGCGATCCCGCTTCCGCCGTCGCGACACTGCGCGAGCTTGTGCTCTACACGATGTCGCTGACCGAGACAACGGAGCCTGGGAGGGCACGAACACATGCGTAAAGTGCTGGTCGTCGGGGCTGGCCAGTCCGGGCTTCAGCTCGCGCTGATGCTTCAGGAACGTGAATACGACGTCACCGTGATGTCGGCACGCACGCCGGAGGAGATCCGGGGCGGCCGCGTCATGTCCACCCAGGCCATGTTCCACACGTCGTTGCAGCATGAGCGCGACCACGGCCTGAACCTGTGGGAGAAGGACGCCGTCCGCATCGAGGGCCTCGGCGTTTCGGTCGCCGCGCCCGACGGCGGCCGCGCGCTGGACTGGTTCGGCCGCCTCGACGACTACGGCCAGTCCATCGACCAGCGCGTGAAGATGGCGGGCTGGGCGGAGCTCTTCGAACAGCGCGGCGGGAAGCTGCTCATTCACGGCGTCACCACCGCCGATCTGAACTCGCTCACGTCGCTCTATGACCTCGTCGTCGTCGCGGCGGGAAAGGGCGAGCTGGTCCAGCTGTTTGACCGCAACCCGGAGCGCTCGCCGTTCACCAGCCCGCAGCGTGCGCTGTCGCTGGCCTATGTGCACGGCCTCGCACCTCGCCCCGAGCATCCCGACCACCCGGGCGTCCGGTTCAACATCGTCCCCGGCGTCGGCGAGCTGTTCATCATTCCGGCGTACACGACCAGCGGAAACTGCGACATCCTCTTCTTCGAGGGCATTCCCGGCGGCCCGCTGGACTGCTGGTCCGACCAGCCGGGCCCGGACGAGCACCTCGCGCGCCTGCTCGACCTGGTGCGGACCTTCCTGCCGTGGGAGTACGAGCGCTGCGCGGACGTGGAGCTCACCGACGCGCGCGCCACGCTCGCCGGCGGCTACACCCCGGTGGTGCGCAGGCCGGTCGGCGAGCTGCCCGGCGGCGGCATCGTGCTCGGCATGGCGGACGTCGTCGTCGCCAACGACCCGATCACCGGCCAGGGCTCGAACAACGCCTCGAAATGCGCCGTGTCCTATCTGGACAGCATCCTCGAGCACGGCGACAAGCCGTTCGACCGCGTGTGGATGACGGCGACCTTCGAGAAGTACTGGGACTATGCCC of the Pseudofrankia saprophytica genome contains:
- a CDS encoding LLM class flavin-dependent oxidoreductase — its product is MLSVLRFNFAVPGLDRGALAASYQAGVEMARYADENGFAMVSLEEHHGADNGWSPAPLTNAGLVLGATKKVHVIVQALLVPLSDPLRLAEQLAVLDLAGRGRLTAVAGLGYRPEEYADAGLDWSRRGALLDESLAAILAAWTGEPFEYRGRTVRVTPPPASAPAQLMWVGGSVRASARRAARLGLPLCPPNTLPDLEAYYYEQCAEHGTSGFVIMPPADTAFVHVAEDPEKAWAELGEYFLHEALLYSSWQPAGQTSAAHSHAATLEELRAEGRYRILTPDECVERAGNVAEGGMPPVTVLHPLCGGMPPEKGWESLRLYAEAVLPRLAAGARPVG
- a CDS encoding sensor histidine kinase translates to MTTRARELLNRSRALLGGPRAAASQLLGPQQPRPGPPRTGTPAGTGAPRRADGAGGRPTEAEEALGAICADLALRDLNLVDSLLAQLEEMESREEDADRLAELYRLDHLAARLRRNAENLRVLAGRDAGDSTSDTSSLVDVIRGAMSSIDHYQRVTVGRVVALGVVGFAAEDVSRLVAELLDNATKSSPPHSPVRIGAHLTEQGSALLRIEDEGIGLPPDRLSQLNARLEAEPVLDDDAVRHMGLAVVRRLAARYEIRTWLDHRHPHGTTATVLLPAPLVCELSDIGWSGLRTVVTPPSAPGEEPVEAHSAAAPSVEAISSNGNGNSAVTALPSRAGPNGRAGSRTAAAVAGAREGRPAGTVERPAGGLTASATGPMPAATASGTTASGLPRRVSHSLRDPSGEGDGPRTAAAGPVGAPGAGAAPAPTEADVRAGHQKLLADLGAFSEGEQAALDELRRD
- a CDS encoding roadblock/LC7 domain-containing protein, which codes for MVTQEHNRHANPDFTWLIDDFVRKVHGVTHALIMSSDGLALTSSQSMNTEEGERLAAIASGMLSLARNSAVLFGKGDCEQIIVRLSHGYFLFMGIDAGAGLAVLTGPDCDMKVVGYEMTQFVLHAGHALTPERRADLRRVLVGRRPAG
- a CDS encoding DUF742 domain-containing protein produces the protein MAVPQDSRPARPVHTARSKRVRPYALTGGRTRSRYHLLVETLVSVPRYDPALSEALMPESQALYERARSQLSIAELSALLAIPLGVVRVLISDLATQGAVLIHPTAHAFRDDRNVLERILSGLRELPV
- a CDS encoding GTP-binding protein; protein product: MSSADMTIRDPRRPGARHKDDASSGSLTISAKIVVAGGFGVGKTTLVGSVSEVAPINTEAWMTEASEGVDDLPPGGGKTTTTVAMDFGRITLDPDLVLYLFGTPGQARFWFMWDDLSRGALGAIVLVDTRRLDQSFAAINYFENDSDVPFIVAVNLFDGKLWHDLAEVREALALSPRTPLVTCDARDPASAVATLRELVLYTMSLTETTEPGRARTHA
- a CDS encoding styrene monooxygenase/indole monooxygenase family protein is translated as MRKVLVVGAGQSGLQLALMLQEREYDVTVMSARTPEEIRGGRVMSTQAMFHTSLQHERDHGLNLWEKDAVRIEGLGVSVAAPDGGRALDWFGRLDDYGQSIDQRVKMAGWAELFEQRGGKLLIHGVTTADLNSLTSLYDLVVVAAGKGELVQLFDRNPERSPFTSPQRALSLAYVHGLAPRPEHPDHPGVRFNIVPGVGELFIIPAYTTSGNCDILFFEGIPGGPLDCWSDQPGPDEHLARLLDLVRTFLPWEYERCADVELTDARATLAGGYTPVVRRPVGELPGGGIVLGMADVVVANDPITGQGSNNASKCAVSYLDSILEHGDKPFDRVWMTATFEKYWDYAQYVTTWTNALLGPPPEHVLQILGTAQAKDAVARRFASGFDNPPEFFEWFMDPAKTAAYLATV